The Daucus carota subsp. sativus chromosome 2, DH1 v3.0, whole genome shotgun sequence genome includes a window with the following:
- the LOC108208620 gene encoding cysteine-rich receptor-like protein kinase 44 produces MIPMASSSAASIIFFTIFAGIISLSQSSLVDHACGTNGNYTTNSLYDRNLGTALAKLYSNANTSNSGFYNASVGKDSDKVNALVLCRGDVQPGICRSCVRDAVDKIRKLCPNQKEAVEWYDECMLRYSNDSVINNPVNEPTREMFNAKNATDAVQFSKDRKALLDEVREEAIVQKFATRNMSTGTDGKSTIYGLMQCTPDLDIDGCHDCLDDALEEIADGSGTIGGQVLKPSCRLRFEITPFYNETTIVFAPSPQPQPSPPPPSSSSHGKDNITRIVIITVVVIVGFAVLLLILVCIFKKKPKQRTDTATFQTDNVEEIRSSDSLQYDFNTIEVATKHFSPSNKLGQGGFGAVFKGTLKSGQEVAVKRLSKGSEQGEEEFKNEVLLVAQLQHRNLVRLLGFCYEGTERLLIYEFVPNGSLDRFIFETTRRSFLDWEQRYKIIGGVARGLLYLHEDSRLRIIHRDLKPSNVLLDADMNPKISDFGMARLFGVDETQGNTSRVVGTYGYMAPEYAMYGEFSARSDVFSFGVLVLEIVSGQRNNCFRNGRNVQELTSAAWKNWQQESASDIIDPTLKNSSESAREIIRCIHIGLLCVQENVAERPTMASVVLMLNTFSLALALPSQPAFLSRSGSGSRVSERSSQALDHSMDLASITELHPR; encoded by the exons ATGATACCAATGGCCTCTTCTTCTGCAgcatccataattttttttactattttcgCAGGCATTATTTCTTTGAGCCAGTCCAGTTTGGTAGACCACGCCTGTGGAACTAACGGCAACTACACAACCAACAGTCTTTATGATAGAAACCTTGGCACCGCGCTAGCCAAACTCTATTCCAACGCCAACACTAGCAACTCCGGTTTCTATAACGCCTCTGTGGGCAAAGACTCGGACAAAGTTAATGCGCTGGTGCTATGTAGGGGTGATGTTCAACCCGGTATCTGCAGAAGCTGTGTGAGAGACGCGGTAGACAAGATAAGGAAGCTGTGTCCTAACCAAAAGGAGGCTGTGGAGTGGTACGACGAGTGCATGTTAAGGTACTCCAATGATTCGGTTATCAACAATCCAGTTAATGAGCCGACCAGAGAGATGTTCAATGCGAAAAATGCAACTGATGCGGTTCAGTTTAGTAAAGACCGTAAGGCCTTGTTGGATGAGGTGAGGGAAGAAGCAATTGTGCAAAAGTTTGCCACAAGGAATATGAGTACTGGAACAGATGGTAAGAGTACTATTTATGGGCTCATGCAGTGCACCCCTGATTTAGACATAGATGGCTGCCATGACTGTCTTGATGATGCATTGGAAGAAATTGCGGATGGAAGTGGAACAATTGGAGGACAAGTATTGAAACCAAGCTGTAGGCTTAGGTTTGAGATTACGCCTTTTTATAACGAGACGACTATAGTTTTTGCACCATCACCACAGCCACAGCCGtctccaccaccaccatcaTCGTCGTCTCATG gaaaagataATATCACACGAATAGTAATTATAACTGTTGTTGTGATTGTTGGCTTTGCTGTTCTCCTACTTATTTTGGTTTGCATTTTCAAGAAGAAGCCAAAGCAGAGGACTGATACTGCAACTTTCCAGA CTGACAATGTGGAAGAAATAAGAAGCTCCGACTCCTTGCAGTATGACTTTAATACAATAGAAGTTGCTACAAAACACTTCTCACCTAGCAATAAGCTTGGACAAGGTGGATTTGGAGCTGTTTTTAAG GGGACGCTGAAGAGTGGTCAAGAGGTGGCTGTGAAACGCCTTTCAAAAGGTTCAGAGCAAGGTGAAGAAGAATTTAAAAATGAGGTTTTGTTAGTGGCACAGCTGCAACACAGAAATTTAGTTAGGCTCCTGGGTTTCTGCTACGAAGGAACCGAAAGACTTCTCATTTATGAGTTTGTGCCTAATGGAAGTCTTGACCGTTTCATATTTG AGACGACAAGGCGCTCATTCCTGGACTGGGAACAACGATACAAAATCATAGGAGGAGTTGCTAGGGGACTCCTTTACCTTCACGAAGATTCTAGACTACGTATTATTCACCGAGACCTAAAGCCAAGCAATGTTTTGCTAGATGCGGATATGAATCccaaaatttcagattttggcATGGCAAGACTCTTCGGCGTGGATGAAACTCAAGGAAATACAAGTAGAGTAGTGGGGACATA TGGATATATGGCGCCCGAGTATGCAATGTATGGGGAGTTCTCAGCCAGGTCTGATGTATTCAGCTTTGGTGTATTAGTTCTGGAGATAGTGAGTGGTCAAAGAAACAACTGCTTTCGGAATGGCAGGAATGTCCAGGAACTGACCAGTGCT GCTTGGAAGAATTGGCAACAAGAAAGTGCATCTGATATTATCGATCCAACGCTTAAAAATAGTTCAGAATCAGCGCGCGAAATAATAAGGTGTATTCACATTGGGCTACTGTGTGTGCAAGAAAATGTTGCGGAAAGGCCTACCATGGCCTCGGTGGTGCTTATGCTGAATACCTTTTCTCTGGCTCTTGCATTACCTTCACAGCCTGCTTTTCTGTCACGCAGCGGCAGTGGTTCAAGGGTAAGTGAGAGATCTAGTCAAGCATTGGATCACTCCATGGACCTTGCTTCAATCACTGAGTTACATCCCCGGTGA
- the LOC108208618 gene encoding cysteine-rich receptor-like protein kinase 44, with protein MITMASHVAILIIFSLYIGIIPVSQSRFVDKFCGTNGNYTSNSVYSKNLDSALANLYSASNTSNSGFYNASVGRNFDTANAVVLCRGDVQHDICRSCVKDSIVKLRELCPNQKEAVEWYDECMLRYSDNPVLNNLVIDPISSWWNGSNTSHANQYDQDLRALLDDLKDKTLRQKFATGKKSGPDFLTIYALMQCTPDLDSTQCSDCLDEIIRAISSRCFGIGCQVATASCRLRYEANRFYNETITFAAPPPESSVPPPENNDNTKRTVIIIVVVIVGVGLIIFLFISVCINRRKQKHRTPTEPSQQYDKVEDMRGTEFSQYDFTTIEVATNYFSDENKLGQGGFGAVYKGILRTGQEVAVKRLLRGLGQGEQEFKNEVMLVAQLQHRNLVRLLGFCYEGNERLLIYEFVPNASLDQFIFDSTNRSLLDWKRRYKIIGGVARGLLYLHEDSRLRIVHRDLKASNVLLDADMNPKIADFGMAKLFEIDETQGNTSRIVGTYGYMAPEYAMYGQFSVKSDVFSFGVLVLEIVSGQKNNCFRNGDDVQDLLSAAWKNWQEGKASNVIDPLLINNSESVREIIRCIHIGLLCVQEHVANRPTMASVVLMLNSFSLTLAVPTQPAFFMHSSIDPGESSAEATNNSRVNRTSGNAEDRSADYSVDNASITDLLPR; from the exons ATGATAACAATGGCTTCTCATGTTGCAATTCTAATCATTTTTAGTCTTTACATAGGTATTATTCCTGTTAGTCAGTCTCGTTTCGTAGACAAATTCTGCGGAACTAATGGTAACTACACAAGCAACAGTGTTTACAGTAAAAACCTGGACAGTGCTCTAGCCAACCTCTACTCTGCCTCAAACACTAGCAATTCTGGTTTCTACAATGCCTCAGTGGGAAGAAACTTTGACACAGCTAACGCGGTGGTGCTCTGTAGAGGCGATGTTCAACACGATATCTGCAGAAGCTGTGTGAAAGACTCAATTGTGAAGCTAAGAGAGCTATGTCCTAACCAAAAGGAGGCTGTTGAGTGGTACGATGAGTGCATGTTAAGGTACTCAGATAATCCGGTTCTTAACAACCTAGTTATTGACCCAATCAGCTCGTGGTGGAACGGGAGTAACACAAGTCATGCAAATCAGTATGATCAAGACCTCAGAGCCTTGTTGGATGATCTGAAGGATAAAACTCTGCGACAAAAGTTTGCCACAGGGAAGAAAAGCGGGCCAGATTTTCTGACTATTTACGCGCTTATGCAGTGCACCCCTGACTTAGATTCAACACAATGCAGTGACTGTCTTGATGAGATTATCAGAGCTATTTCATCGCGTTGCTTTGGAATAGGATGCCAAGTAGCGACTGCTAGCTGTAGGCTTAGGTATGAAGCTAATCGTTTTTATAACGAGACGATTACTTTTGCTGCACCACCACCGGAGTCATCAGTGCCACCTCCTG AAAACAATGATAACACCAAGAGAACGGTGATCATAATTGTTGTTGTGATTGTTGGGGTTGGTTTGATAATATTCTTGTTTATATCTGTCTGCATCAATAGAAGAAAGCAAAAGCACAGGACTCCTACTGAGCCGTCGCAGCAGT ATGACAAAGTGGAAGACATGAGAGGAACCGAATTTTCGCAATATGACTTTACCACAATAGAAGTTGCTACAAATTACTTTTCAGATGAAAATAAGCTCGGACAAGGTGGCTTTGGAGCTGTTTAtaag GGTATTTTAAGGACGGGTCAAGAAGTGGCTGTCAAACGTCTTTTAAGAGGTTTAGGTCAAGGTGAACAAGAATTCAAAAACGAGGTCATGTTAGTGGCACAACTGCAACACAGAAATTTAGTTAGACTCCTTGGTTTCTGCTATGAGGGAAACGAAAGACTTCTCATATACGAGTTTGTGCCTAATGCAAGTCTTGACCAATTTATATTTG ATTCGACAAATCGTTCATTATTGGATTGGAAAAGACGATACAAAATCATAGGAGGTGTTGCTAGGGGACTCCTTTACCTTCACGAAGATTCTAGACTACGAATTGTTCACCGTGACTTAAAAGCTAGCAATGTTTTGCTAGATGCAGACATGAATCCTAAAATTGCAGATTTTGGCATGGCAAAATTGTTCGAAATTGATGAAACTCAAGGAAATACGAGTAGAATTGTGGGAACATA TGGATATATGGCGCCAGAGTATGCAATGTATGGACAGTTCTCAGTCAAGTCTGACGTATTCAGCTTTGGCGTATTGGTTCTGGAGATTGTAAGTGGTCAGAAAAACAACTGCTTCAGAAACGGAGACGATGTTCAGGACCTCCTCAGCGCT GCTTGGAAGAACTGGCAAGAAGGGAAAGCATCAAATGTTATAGATCCATTACTAATAAACAATTCAGAATCAGTACGCGAAATAATAAGATGTATCCACATCGGGCTACTATGTGTACAAGAACACGTCGCAAATAGACCTACCATGGCATCGGTGGTGCTTATGCTCAATAGCTTTTCGCTCACTCTTGCAGTGCCTACACAGCCAGCGTTTTTTATGCACAGCAGCATTGATCCAGGTGAGTCAAGTGCTGAAGCTACTAACAATTCAAGGGTGAACAGAACATCTGGTAATGCTGAAGATAGATCAGCTGATTACTCTGTCGACAATGCTTCAATCACCGATTTATTGCCACGGTGA
- the LOC108207809 gene encoding cysteine-rich receptor-like protein kinase 10 isoform X1, protein MVHGMFICRDHVSAKTCEDCVRAAIKEISANCPLKNDASIWFDKCFVHYSNTSTFSSLEKDPSFISTVEKDPYVCMSNQVHSSDQPSWFKEQLSAMLAILTYKATSDPSNRVYAEDVIETGLAKFNGIVQCKSDLPSKDCFNCVSAAANRVSYCLAGKNEGIILSPNCSTRYELNSSTQVNSTQSPAPTKGKERGSKITISASVSASLVLLALLGICLYYYYSKRSKRTENIIPSHQETEMSNTEFQLLGFDDSLVSENQVDILDFPVIDLDIIHKATQQFSEANKLGEGGFGPVYKGTLVDGKQIAVKRLSRSSGQGMKEFMAEVTLIAKLQHRNLVKLLGCSLKNNEMLLVYDYMSNKSLDLFLFDSTRATQLDWKKRFNIINGIARGIVYLHEDSRLKIIHRDLKASNILLDHEMNPKISDFGMARIFGSSQSEANTNRVVGTYGYMAPEYAMEGIFSVKSDVYSFGVLLLEMISGRKNNGFYLSGQGHSLLDYAWKLWSEDKELELIDPLLTKSLVVNEVLKCIHIGLLCVQDDPAERPTMSSVIVMLGSNPTTFTEPSQPLFFIGRIAPSAQAQSNEIGSSVNGVTISNFPPR, encoded by the exons ATGGTACATGGTATGTTCATCTGCAGAGATCATGTCTCAGCCAAGACCTGCGAGGACTGTGTTCGCGCTGCCATAAAGGAGATTTCGGCTAACTGTCCACTTAAAAATGATGCAAGCATATGGTTTGATAAGTGTTTTGTTCACTATTCTAATACATCAACCTTCTCTTCTTTGGAGAAGGATCCTTCTTTTATCTCTACCGTAGAGAAGGATCCGTATGTGTGCATGTCCAATCAAGTCCATAGTAGCGATCAACCATCGTGGTTTAAGGAACAACTGTCAGCCATGCTTGCCATTTTAACTTATAAAGCAACTTCTGATCCTTCTAACCGCGTGTATGCTGAAGATGTAATTGAAACCGGTTTAGCAAAGTTCAATGGAATTGTTCAGTGTAAATCGGATTTGCCATCAAAAGATTGCTTCAATTGTGTGTCTGCCGCAGCTAATAGAGTTTCATACTGCTTAGCTGGAAAGAATGAAGGAATTATTCTGAGCCCAAACTGCAGCACAAGGTACGAGCTGAACTCTTCCACGCAAGTAAACTCAACGCAATCGCCTGCCCCTACCAAAG GGAAAGAGAGAGGGTCAAAGATTACGATCAGTGCAAGTGTATCTGCATCATTAGTACTGCTGGCTCTGCTGGGAATCTGTTTGTATTACTATTACTCCAAAAGAAGTAAAAGAACAGAGAATATTATACCATCTCATCAAGAGACCGAAATGAGCAACACAGAGTTCCAGTTACTTGGCTTTGACGATAGTTTAGTTTCAGAAAACCAAGTGGATATTCTAGATTTTCCAGTGATTGATCTAGATATCATACACAAGGCAACACAACAGTTTTCTGAGGCAAACAAGCTTGGGGAAGGAGGTTTTGGCCCAGTTTACAAG GGTACATTAGTGGATGGGAAGCAAATTGCAGTTAAGAGGCTTTCAAGAAGTTCTGGCCAGGGAATGAAAGAATTCATGGCTGAAGTCACTTTAATTGCAAAATTGCAGCACAGAAATCTTGTGAAACTTTTGGGCTgctctttgaaaaataatgaaatgCTTCTTGTCTATGACTACATGTCGAACAAAAGCTTAGATCTGTTCCTCTTTG ATTCAACACGAGCAACACAACTAGACTGGAAGAAGCGTTTCAATATAATTAATGGCATTGCTCGAGGAATAGTATATCTACATGAGGATTCTCGACTTAAGATCATTCATAGGGATCTCAAAGCTAGCAACATTTTGCTAGATCATGAGATGAACCCAAAAATATCTGATTTTGGAATGGCGAGGATATTCGGGAGTAGTCAAAGCGAAGCTAATACAAATAGAGTTGTCGGAACATA TGGATACATGGCCCCGGAATACGCTATGGAAGGAATATTTTCGGTCAAATCAGATGTCTACAGCTTCGGAGTTCTCCTGCTGGAGATGATCAGTGGGAGAAAGAACAATGGGTTTTATCTCTCAGGACAAGGTCATAGCCTGCTTGATTAT GCCTGGAAATTATGGTCTGAGGATAAAGAGTTGGAGCTAATTGACCCATTATTAACAAAATCGTTAGTGGTAAATGAAGTGCTAAAATGCATTCATATTGGACTATTATGTGTGCAAGATGACCCTGCAGAAAGACCTACTATGTCTTCTGTAATTGTTATGCTCGGAAGCAATCCGACAACATTTACTGAGCCATCACAACCATTATTTTTTATTGGACGAATCGCTCCATCAGCCCAGGCTCAATCAAATGAAATTGGATCTTCTGTCAACGGGGTTACTATCTCTAATTTCCCACCCCGGTGA
- the LOC108207809 gene encoding cysteine-rich receptor-like protein kinase 10 isoform X2, producing MSNTEFQLLGFDDSLVSENQVDILDFPVIDLDIIHKATQQFSEANKLGEGGFGPVYKGTLVDGKQIAVKRLSRSSGQGMKEFMAEVTLIAKLQHRNLVKLLGCSLKNNEMLLVYDYMSNKSLDLFLFDSTRATQLDWKKRFNIINGIARGIVYLHEDSRLKIIHRDLKASNILLDHEMNPKISDFGMARIFGSSQSEANTNRVVGTYGYMAPEYAMEGIFSVKSDVYSFGVLLLEMISGRKNNGFYLSGQGHSLLDYAWKLWSEDKELELIDPLLTKSLVVNEVLKCIHIGLLCVQDDPAERPTMSSVIVMLGSNPTTFTEPSQPLFFIGRIAPSAQAQSNEIGSSVNGVTISNFPPR from the exons ATGAGCAACACAGAGTTCCAGTTACTTGGCTTTGACGATAGTTTAGTTTCAGAAAACCAAGTGGATATTCTAGATTTTCCAGTGATTGATCTAGATATCATACACAAGGCAACACAACAGTTTTCTGAGGCAAACAAGCTTGGGGAAGGAGGTTTTGGCCCAGTTTACAAG GGTACATTAGTGGATGGGAAGCAAATTGCAGTTAAGAGGCTTTCAAGAAGTTCTGGCCAGGGAATGAAAGAATTCATGGCTGAAGTCACTTTAATTGCAAAATTGCAGCACAGAAATCTTGTGAAACTTTTGGGCTgctctttgaaaaataatgaaatgCTTCTTGTCTATGACTACATGTCGAACAAAAGCTTAGATCTGTTCCTCTTTG ATTCAACACGAGCAACACAACTAGACTGGAAGAAGCGTTTCAATATAATTAATGGCATTGCTCGAGGAATAGTATATCTACATGAGGATTCTCGACTTAAGATCATTCATAGGGATCTCAAAGCTAGCAACATTTTGCTAGATCATGAGATGAACCCAAAAATATCTGATTTTGGAATGGCGAGGATATTCGGGAGTAGTCAAAGCGAAGCTAATACAAATAGAGTTGTCGGAACATA TGGATACATGGCCCCGGAATACGCTATGGAAGGAATATTTTCGGTCAAATCAGATGTCTACAGCTTCGGAGTTCTCCTGCTGGAGATGATCAGTGGGAGAAAGAACAATGGGTTTTATCTCTCAGGACAAGGTCATAGCCTGCTTGATTAT GCCTGGAAATTATGGTCTGAGGATAAAGAGTTGGAGCTAATTGACCCATTATTAACAAAATCGTTAGTGGTAAATGAAGTGCTAAAATGCATTCATATTGGACTATTATGTGTGCAAGATGACCCTGCAGAAAGACCTACTATGTCTTCTGTAATTGTTATGCTCGGAAGCAATCCGACAACATTTACTGAGCCATCACAACCATTATTTTTTATTGGACGAATCGCTCCATCAGCCCAGGCTCAATCAAATGAAATTGGATCTTCTGTCAACGGGGTTACTATCTCTAATTTCCCACCCCGGTGA
- the LOC108210162 gene encoding cysteine-rich receptor-like protein kinase 10, with product MLLLQVLSTSVSFPPFVLSFLAFVTLHSLVTAQMHIKTSCQDNTFSYTAGSRFEKNLDSLLHTTLSIYGGGSISADAKKGSYPDEVYGLFLCRGDVSEKTCQDCIDAATDKILSDCQFKKEAIIWYDECLIRYSNKSFVSTLEITPVFCVYNSLDLTESKKFLKIRRDMFDNIIDQAINNPDNHMYAKADVNITGVGNLYGMVQCTPELSPLECQNCLTSGVANFDTALCPDGKRGKRILTPSCNTRYEVYPFSENPPIQSPDSSNSTDNIGIRKTRGKTLVTAISAILPTTLVIVLIGCCICYYNRKKRIEETDYSARDQVLDLTEGGYLSGRFEGESIVESDRFPLIQLDLIQTATQQFSPKNKLGEGGFGPVYKGTLVDGKEIAVKRLSRNSCQGLQEFKAEVTLIAKLQHNNLVNLLGCCLEGEELLLVYDYMPNKSLDVHLFDTTSGAHLDWKTRLSIINGIARGILYLHEDSRLRIIHRDLKASNILLDSDMHPKISDFGLARIFGRNQIEDNTNRVVGTYGYMAPEYAVEGIFSVKSDVFSFGVLLLEIVSGRKNSRFYLTGYGHSLLTYVSS from the exons ATGCTCTTACTTCAAGTTCTCTCGACCTCGGTATCCTTTCCACCTTTCGTGCTTTCTTTCCTAGCATTTGTTACGTTGCATAGCCTGGTCACGGCACAAATGCACATAAAAACAAGTTGTCAAGACAACACATTTTCTTACACCGCTGGTAGCCGATTCGAGAAGAATCTTGATAGCCTACTTCATACGACTCTTTCTATTTATGGGGGTGGTTCTATTTCTGCTGATGCTAAGAAAGGAAGTTATCCTGATGAGGTATACGGCCTTTTTCTCTGCAGAGGCGATGTTTCAGAAAAGACTTGCCAGGACTGTATTGATGCAGCAACTGATAAGATTCTAAGTGATTGTCAATTTAAGAAAGAAGCAATTATATGGTACGATGAGTGCTTGATAAGATACTCAAATAAATCATTCGTTTCTACTCTGGAAATCACACCGGTTTTTTGTGTATATAATAGTTTGGATCTTACAGAATCCAAAAAGTTTCTCAAAATACGGAGAGACATGTTTGACAATATTATCGATCAGGCAATCAACAATCCTGACAACCACATGTATGCTAAAGCTGATGTGAACATCACCGGTGTAGGCAACTTGTATGGTATGGTGCAGTGCACACCAGAATTATCACCTTTAGAGTGCCAAAATTGTCTGACATCAGGGGTTGCTAATTTTGATACTGCATTGTGCCCAGACGGAAAGAGAGGGAAAAGAATTCTAACACCAAGCTGTAACACAAGATATGAGGTGTATCCTTTTTCTGAAAATCCACCAATACAATCACCTGACTCGAGCAACAGCACTGACAATATCGGCATTA GAAAAACAAGAGGCAAAACATTGGTGACTGCAATCAGCGCAATATTACCAACAACTTTGGTGATAGTACTTATTGGATGTTGTATATGTTATTACAACAGAAAGAAAAGGATAGAAG AAACGGATTACAGTGCACGAGATCAAGTACTTGACCTTACAGAGGGTGGCTACTTGTCTGGACGTTTTGAAGGAGAAAGTATAGTGGAATCTGATAGGTTTCCCTTAATCCAGCTAGATCTAATTCAAACCGCTACACAACAGTTCTCTCCGAAAAACAAGCTTGGAGAAGGGGGTTTCGGTCCAGTTTACAAG GGTACACTAGTGGACGGAAAGGAAATTGCCGTTAAGAGACTCTCTAGAAACTCTTGCCAAGGGCTACAAGAGTTCAAGGCTGAAGTTACTTTAATTGCCAAACTCCAACATAATAATCTTGTCAACCTTCTGGGATGTTGTCTGGAAGGGGAGGAATTGCTTCTTGTCTATGACTACATGCCCAACAAAAGCTTAGATGTCCACCTTTTTG ATACCACAAGTGGAGCACATCTAGATTGGAAGACACGACTCAGCATTATTAATGGAATTGCTCGGGGAATTTTGTATTTGCACGAGGATTCCCGTCTGAGGATCATCCACAGGGACCTCAAAGCTAGCAATATTTTGCTAGATTCTGATATGCACCCAAAAATATCCGACTTTGGATTGGCTAGAATATTTGGCAGAAATCAGATAGAGGATAACACGAACAGAGTTGTTGGAACATA TGGATACATGGCTCCCGAGTATGCTGTGGAAGGAATATTTTCAGTGAAATCAGATGTTTTCAGTTTTGGAGTTCTCTTGCTAGAGATAGTCAGCGGAAGGAAGAATAGCCGTTTTTATCTCACAGGATATGGCCATAGCTTGCTTACTTATGTGAGTTCATAA
- the LOC108210164 gene encoding cysteine-rich receptor-like protein kinase 10, whose translation MATPQMLSTSRTLIRRLLSCLVLIIFHVRARAQTYLYSTCPDRTFSDDIQRTSQFQTNLNRLLFGSLYSNDINSMFSNATVGTYPDQVYSLFLCRGDASNKICQDCIDAAITKILRTCRYRKEAIIWYDECLIRFSNTSFFSTLDTKPYRCLSNNENLIEPKNFNQLLEDMFRNLDIQATNNPANRMYAQAKVTISGIGNMYGTVQCTPGLSHLQCQNCISRAYANFANTSICREGKKGKRILTPSCSATYEMYLFDVDPPLQSPNLGKSSDTGTSRARKSNMKAVATSLGMLAVGAIVFLGFCVCYCSRRKRVEENEEISPEIQLLDLAEERLGDNNSPRDYDGRIQVDPKSFPLIRLDLIRRATQQFSGENKLGEGGFGPVYKGILVDGTRIAVKRLSENSGQGLQEFKAEITLIAKLQHNNLVKLLGCCWEAKELLLVYDYMPNSSLDVHLFDSTRRAQLDWKRRLIIINGIARGILYLHEDSRLRIIHRDLKASNILLDHDMNPKISDFGMARIFGSKQLEANTNRVVGTYGYMAPEYAMEGIFSVKSDVFSFGVLLLEIVSGKKNSGFHLAGHGYSLLTFAWKLWSDGQELELMDPLLSEACVEMEILNCIKIGLLCVQEDPADRPTMSSVIHMLGSHMAPHPQPNEPAFSVGRVVPSSPVNSNVIGTSVTTCDLTISECLPR comes from the exons ATGGCCACACCTCAAATGCTCTCTACCTCAAGAACTCTTATCCGTCGCTTGCTTTCTTGCCTAGTGCTCATTATATTTCATGTCCGGGCAAGGGCACAGACCTATTTATACTCTACTTGTCCAGACAGGACATTTTCTGACGACATTCAGCGTACTAGCCAATTCCAAACAAATCTCAATCGCCTACTCTTTGGCTCTCTGTACAGTAATGATATCAATTCTATGTTCTCTAATGCAACTGTTGGAACTTATCCGGATCAAGTATACAGCCTTTTCCTCTGTAGAGGTGATGCTTCAAACAAGATCTGCCAGGACTGCATTGATGCAGCAATTACTAAAATTTTGAGGACTTGTCGATATAGGAAGGAAGCAATCATATGGTATGATGAGTGTCTGATACGATTCTCCAATACTTCTTTCTTTTCTACTTTGGACACCAAACCATATCGTTGTTTGTCTAACAATGAAAATCTCATAGAGCCCAAAAATTTCAATCAATTACTAGAAGACATGTTTAGAAATCTTGATATTCAGGCGACTAATAATCCTGCTAACCGCATGTATGCTCAAGCTAAGGTCACCATCTCCGGCATAGGAAACATGTACGGTACTGTGCAGTGTACACCAGGCTTATCTCACCTACAGTGTCAGAACTGTATTTCTAGAGCTTATGCTAATTTTGCTAATACTTCAATCTGCCGAGaaggaaagaaagggaaaagaATTCTAACTCCAAGCTGTAGCGCAACGTATGAAATGTACCTTTTTGATGTAGATCCTCCATTACAATCACCAAACCTGGGTAAAAGTTCTGACACGGGCACCAGTA GAGCAAGAAAAAGCAATATGAAGGCAGTTGCAACTAGCTTGGGTATGTTAGCAGTTGGAGCTATCGTTTTTCTAGGATTTTGTGTATGTTATTGCAGCAGAAGGAAAAGAGTAGAAG AAAATGAAGAGATCAGCCCAGAAATTCAGCTGCTTGACCTTGCAGAGGAGAGACTTGGTGATAACAACTCACCTCGAGATTATGATGGAAGAATACAAGTGGACCCTAAAAGTTTTCCACTGATCCGTTTAGATCTCATTCGGAGAGCTACACAACAGTTCTCTGGGGAAAACAAGCTTGGAGAAGGGGGATTTGGCCCAGTGTACAAG GGTATTCTAGTGGATGGAACCAGAATTGCAGTTAAGAGGCTTTCAGAAAACTCTGGTCAAGGACTACAAGAGTTCAAGGCTGAAATCACCTTGATTGCCAAACTGCAACACAACAATCTTGTCAAACTTCTGGGATGTTGTTGGGAAGCAAAGGAACTGCTTCTTGTCTACGATTACATGCCCAACAGTAGCTTAGATGTGCACCTTTTTG ATTCAACAAGGAGGGCACAGCTAGACTGGAAAAGACGACTCATTATCATTAATGGGATTGCTCGGGGAATATTATATCTACATGAGGATTCCCGTCTAAGGATCATACACAGGGATCTCAAAGCTAGCAACATTTTGCTAGACCATGATATGAACCCGAAAATATCGGACTTTGGAATGGCAAGAATATTTGGCAGCAAGCAACTTGAAGCTAATACAAATAGAGTTGTTGGAACATA tGGATACATGGCCCCAGAGTATGCCATGGAAGGAATATTTTCCGTCAAGTCTGATGTTTTCAGTTTTGGAGTTCTGCTGCTAGAGATTGTCAGTGGGAAAAAGAATAGTGGATTCCATCTTGCAGGACATGGTTATAGCTTGCTTACTTTT GCATGGAAATTATGGTCTGATGGTCAAGAGTTGGAACTGATGGACCCGTTATTATCAGAAGCTTGCGTAGAAATGGAAATTCTAAATTGCATTAAAATTGGCCTGTTATGTGTCCAGGAAGATCCTGCAGATAGACCTACTATGTCAAGTGTTATTCATATGCTAGGAAGCCACATGGCACCACATCCTCAGCCAAATGAACCTGCATTTTCCGTTGGACGCGTTGTGCCATCATCACCAGTCAACAGCAATGTCATAGGAACGTCTGTAACCACTTGTGATCTCACTATATCAGAATGCTTACCAAGATGA